One Vibrio penaeicida DNA segment encodes these proteins:
- the folK gene encoding 2-amino-4-hydroxy-6-hydroxymethyldihydropteridine diphosphokinase: MIVTYIGVGSNIERKKHVQAALSELRKLGEQIRISTVYECASVGFESRPFYNLVVEMKTPLNLDDLAAKLREAEIRWGRNPDAKKMQDRTLDLDIILYGDIVSSTPSLPREDIYKYAFVIQPMYELCPHLVIPNDGRTVTQVWQTMDNLDSLTPVNPFDSDFNQ; this comes from the coding sequence ATGATCGTCACCTATATAGGTGTAGGGTCAAATATTGAACGCAAAAAGCACGTTCAAGCTGCGTTGTCAGAGTTACGTAAACTGGGTGAACAAATTCGGATCTCGACTGTCTACGAATGTGCTTCGGTTGGGTTTGAGAGTCGTCCTTTTTATAACCTGGTCGTCGAGATGAAAACGCCGTTAAATCTTGACGATTTAGCGGCTAAGTTACGAGAAGCCGAAATTCGCTGGGGGCGAAACCCTGACGCAAAAAAAATGCAAGATCGTACATTAGATCTGGACATTATTTTGTATGGTGACATCGTTTCGAGTACGCCATCTTTACCACGCGAAGACATCTATAAATACGCGTTTGTTATTCAGCCTATGTATGAGCTTTGCCCTCATTTAGTGATCCCAAATGATGGCAGAACCGTAACGCAGGTTTGGCAAACAATGGATAATTTAGATTCGCTGACGCCAGTGAATCCTTTTGATAGCGATTTTAATCAATGA
- the rpsU gene encoding 30S ribosomal protein S21 — MPVVKVRENEPFDVALRRFKRSCEKAGILSEVRRREHYEKPTTVRKRAKAAAQKRHAKKLARENARRVRLY, encoded by the coding sequence ATGCCAGTAGTTAAAGTACGTGAAAACGAACCGTTCGACGTAGCTCTACGTCGTTTTAAGCGCTCTTGCGAAAAAGCAGGTATTCTTTCTGAAGTGCGTCGTCGTGAGCACTATGAGAAACCAACTACAGTTCGCAAACGCGCTAAAGCAGCAGCTCAAAAGCGTCACGCTAAGAAGCTAGCTCGCGAAAACGCACGTCGCGTTCGCCTGTACTAA
- the folB gene encoding dihydroneopterin aldolase: protein MALDKVFIEQLEVITTIGVYDWEQEIKQKLVLDIEMAHDNQPAGKSDDVADALDYAQVSGAVLEHIEKGRFLLVERVAEEVAGLIMSQFSVPWVKIRLAKPGAVPQAKSVGVVIERGQA, encoded by the coding sequence ATGGCTTTAGACAAAGTATTCATCGAACAATTGGAAGTGATTACCACTATTGGGGTTTACGACTGGGAACAAGAAATAAAACAAAAATTGGTTCTAGATATTGAAATGGCGCACGATAATCAGCCAGCAGGAAAGAGTGACGATGTCGCTGATGCCCTTGATTACGCTCAAGTGAGCGGAGCGGTATTAGAGCATATCGAAAAAGGTCGCTTTTTGTTAGTAGAACGTGTGGCTGAAGAAGTGGCTGGGTTAATTATGTCCCAATTCTCAGTGCCTTGGGTGAAAATTCGCCTAGCTAAGCCTGGTGCGGTTCCTCAAGCAAAAAGCGTTGGTGTTGTGATCGAACGAGGTCAGGCATGA
- the tsaD gene encoding tRNA (adenosine(37)-N6)-threonylcarbamoyltransferase complex transferase subunit TsaD translates to MRILGIETSCDETGIAIYDDHKGLLSHKLYSQVKLHADYGGVVPELASRDHVKKTIPLIKEALKDAGLTSKDIDGVAYTAGPGLVGALLVGATIGRSVAYAWGVPAVPVHHMEGHLLAPMLEDNPPPFPFVALLVSGGHTMMVEVKSIGEYQILGESIDDAAGEAFDKTAKLMGLDYPGGPLLSRLAENGTPGRFKFPRPMTDRPGLDMSFSGLKTFAANTIAANDNDDQTRADIAYAFQEAVCATLVIKCKRALEQTGMKRIVIAGGVSANKQLRADLETLANKIGGEVYYPRTEFCTDNGAMIAYAGMQRLKNDEVADLSVSAKPRWPIDQLDPIHS, encoded by the coding sequence ATGCGCATTTTAGGTATAGAGACGTCCTGCGACGAAACAGGCATCGCCATTTACGATGACCATAAAGGGCTTTTAAGTCATAAGCTATATAGCCAAGTTAAACTTCATGCCGATTACGGCGGTGTTGTGCCAGAGCTTGCTTCTCGAGACCATGTAAAGAAAACCATTCCATTGATTAAAGAAGCACTAAAAGATGCTGGGTTAACATCAAAAGACATTGATGGCGTCGCATACACTGCCGGACCTGGTTTGGTCGGGGCTCTATTAGTGGGTGCAACGATTGGTCGCAGCGTAGCCTACGCATGGGGAGTACCAGCCGTTCCAGTGCATCATATGGAAGGTCACTTACTGGCTCCAATGCTGGAAGATAATCCCCCTCCATTTCCTTTTGTTGCTTTGCTGGTTTCTGGCGGACACACCATGATGGTGGAAGTAAAAAGCATTGGTGAGTACCAAATTCTGGGTGAATCGATTGATGACGCTGCGGGTGAAGCGTTTGATAAAACCGCCAAATTAATGGGGCTAGATTACCCTGGTGGTCCATTGCTTTCTCGTTTGGCGGAAAACGGAACTCCGGGGCGATTTAAATTCCCGCGTCCGATGACTGATCGCCCTGGGTTGGATATGAGTTTCTCCGGCCTTAAAACATTCGCGGCTAATACCATAGCGGCGAACGATAACGATGATCAAACCCGCGCTGATATCGCTTATGCGTTTCAAGAAGCGGTATGTGCAACCTTAGTGATTAAGTGCAAGCGAGCACTAGAACAAACGGGCATGAAGCGCATTGTTATAGCGGGGGGAGTAAGTGCAAACAAACAACTACGAGCCGATCTCGAAACGTTAGCTAATAAAATTGGTGGGGAAGTGTATTACCCACGTACCGAATTTTGTACCGATAACGGCGCCATGATTGCTTATGCCGGTATGCAGCGTCTTAAGAATGATGAGGTGGCGGACTTATCAGTTTCAGCCAAGCCTCGTTGGCCAATTGATCAGCTAGATCCGATTCATTCATAA
- the can gene encoding carbonate dehydratase gives MPDIKQLFNNNSSWAQTIKSEKPEFFTNLAEAQHPEYLWIGCSDSRVPAEQLTGLASGELFVHRNVANQVIHTDLNCLSVVQYAVDVLKVKHIIVCGHYGCGGVNAAIENPQLGLINNWLLHIRDLYLKHRNWLGSLPREEWSNKLCEINVAEQVYNLGNSTIMHSAWERGQEVQIHGWIYGIGDGVLNDLGVRCHSRESLEVSYQASIAKILNVEAKNND, from the coding sequence ATGCCGGATATCAAACAGTTATTTAACAATAACTCTTCTTGGGCTCAAACCATCAAGTCTGAAAAGCCTGAGTTTTTTACCAATCTCGCTGAAGCCCAGCACCCCGAATACCTTTGGATTGGCTGCTCTGATAGCCGTGTTCCAGCTGAACAACTGACCGGTTTAGCCTCTGGTGAATTGTTTGTTCATCGCAATGTCGCCAACCAAGTGATTCACACCGACCTAAACTGCTTATCCGTTGTGCAATACGCTGTAGATGTACTCAAGGTCAAACACATTATTGTATGTGGGCACTATGGTTGTGGTGGCGTTAATGCGGCAATAGAAAACCCTCAGCTAGGGCTTATCAATAACTGGTTGCTGCATATCCGAGATTTGTACCTAAAACACAGAAATTGGTTGGGCAGTCTTCCTCGTGAAGAATGGTCAAACAAACTGTGTGAAATTAACGTGGCCGAGCAAGTCTACAACCTAGGCAATTCCACCATCATGCACTCAGCGTGGGAGCGTGGTCAGGAAGTTCAAATTCATGGTTGGATTTACGGTATTGGCGATGGCGTACTCAATGATTTAGGCGTTCGCTGCCACAGCAGAGAATCGTTGGAAGTATCTTATCAGGCGTCTATCGCAAAAATATTAAACGTAGAAGCTAAAAATAACGATTGA
- the dnaG gene encoding DNA primase — MAGQIPRSFIDDLLARLDIVDIVDARVKLKKKGKNYSACCPFHNEKTPSFSVSQEKQFYHCFGCGAHGNAIDFLMEYERLEFVETIEELASYLGLEVPREQRSGGGFSSAPKANTEQKRNLYDMMGSIAQFYRSQLKLSSSKHAIEYLKDRGLSKEVVQKFGIGYVADEWDLVRKNFGQSQTNQDMLVSGGMLIENDKGNRYDRFRGRVMFPIRDRRGRVIGFGGRVIGDGTPKYLNSPETPIFHKGKELYGLYEVLQAYREPPQILVVEGYMDVVALAQYGVDYSVASLGTSTTGDHLQLLFRQTNTVVCCYDGDRAGREAAWRALENALSFLKSGNILKFLFLPDGEDPDSYIRAHGKEAFEEQMKNAEPLSNYLFSNLLSQVDVGNNEGKAALEALALPLIHKVPDTSMQDQLLKLLGQKTGIYKKPSLPKQDGKPPAPHKEIKRTPMREVIALLLQNPHYVELVPDLTSVRHINLPGLSLFEEVLDKCRSHPNINTGQLLEHWRNEKNGSLLSRLAGWEVPLEDDNQEDIFLDSLDNIIAQCVEKQIESLQAKDRSVGLTPDEKRELVALMLDLKA, encoded by the coding sequence ATGGCAGGACAGATCCCTCGTTCTTTTATTGATGACCTCCTCGCGCGGCTTGATATCGTAGACATCGTCGATGCTCGAGTGAAGCTGAAAAAGAAAGGCAAAAACTACAGTGCTTGCTGCCCCTTCCATAACGAGAAGACCCCATCTTTTAGCGTAAGCCAAGAAAAACAGTTCTATCACTGTTTTGGTTGTGGTGCGCATGGCAATGCCATCGACTTCCTTATGGAGTACGAACGCTTAGAGTTTGTTGAAACCATTGAAGAACTCGCTTCCTATCTTGGATTAGAAGTTCCAAGAGAGCAACGAAGCGGAGGTGGCTTCAGCTCAGCTCCAAAAGCCAATACAGAGCAAAAGCGCAATCTTTACGACATGATGGGCAGCATTGCTCAGTTTTATCGTTCTCAATTAAAACTATCAAGCAGCAAGCATGCCATTGAGTACTTAAAAGACCGCGGTCTTTCAAAAGAAGTCGTTCAGAAATTCGGGATCGGTTATGTCGCTGATGAGTGGGATTTAGTCCGTAAAAACTTCGGACAATCTCAAACGAATCAAGACATGCTTGTTTCCGGCGGTATGTTGATCGAAAACGATAAGGGCAATCGCTACGACCGTTTTCGTGGGCGTGTCATGTTCCCGATTAGAGACAGGCGTGGGCGTGTCATTGGTTTTGGTGGGCGAGTCATTGGTGATGGCACACCAAAGTATCTCAATTCACCAGAAACCCCCATATTCCATAAAGGTAAAGAGCTCTATGGATTGTATGAGGTACTCCAAGCCTATCGAGAACCGCCTCAAATACTTGTAGTTGAAGGCTACATGGATGTGGTTGCCTTGGCACAATATGGAGTCGACTATTCCGTCGCATCGCTAGGTACATCCACCACTGGTGATCATCTGCAACTCCTGTTCCGACAAACCAATACGGTCGTTTGTTGTTACGACGGAGACAGAGCAGGTCGAGAAGCGGCTTGGAGAGCATTAGAAAATGCGCTTAGCTTTTTAAAAAGCGGTAATATTCTAAAGTTTCTTTTTCTTCCTGATGGGGAAGACCCAGACAGCTACATTAGAGCACACGGTAAAGAAGCTTTTGAAGAGCAGATGAAAAATGCCGAGCCTCTCTCTAATTACCTTTTTAGCAATTTACTTTCGCAAGTAGATGTCGGCAACAACGAAGGTAAAGCTGCATTAGAAGCGTTGGCACTGCCTTTAATACACAAAGTGCCTGATACCTCTATGCAAGATCAGCTATTAAAGCTGTTGGGACAAAAAACGGGAATTTACAAAAAACCATCCTTACCCAAACAGGATGGAAAGCCCCCTGCCCCGCATAAAGAAATCAAACGTACTCCAATGCGAGAAGTCATTGCCTTACTTCTACAGAACCCACATTACGTGGAGTTAGTACCAGATTTGACCAGCGTGCGGCATATTAACTTGCCGGGGTTAAGTTTATTTGAGGAAGTACTTGATAAATGCCGCTCTCATCCCAATATCAACACTGGCCAGCTACTTGAGCATTGGCGTAACGAGAAAAACGGATCACTGTTATCACGACTCGCAGGTTGGGAAGTACCACTCGAAGACGATAATCAGGAAGACATTTTCCTCGACTCACTGGATAACATTATTGCCCAGTGTGTTGAAAAACAAATTGAATCGCTACAAGCGAAAGATAGAAGTGTCGGCCTAACACCCGACGAAAAAAGAGAGCTCGTCGCTCTAATGCTGGACTTAAAGGCATAG
- a CDS encoding undecaprenyl-diphosphate phosphatase translates to MSYFEAFMLALIQGLTEFLPISSSAHLILPSAILGWEDQGLAFDVAVHVGTLLAVVIYFRKEVVTLFAALFASIFKGDRSKEAKLAWMIVIATIPACVFGLFMKDIIEIYLRSAWVIATTTIVFALLLWWVDKNAPLKDDEYAADWKKSVFIGVSQALAMIPGTSRSGATITAALYLGFTREAAARFSFLMSIPIITLAGGYLGMKLVTSGEPVHMGFLLTGIVTSFISAYICIHFFLKLISKMGMTPFVIYRLILGFGLIAFLLLN, encoded by the coding sequence ATGAGTTATTTTGAAGCTTTTATGTTGGCCTTAATTCAAGGTTTAACAGAATTCCTTCCTATTTCCAGTTCTGCCCATTTAATTTTGCCTTCCGCCATTCTAGGTTGGGAAGATCAAGGCTTAGCATTTGACGTTGCCGTTCACGTGGGGACGTTACTTGCTGTTGTGATTTATTTTCGTAAAGAAGTCGTTACCCTTTTTGCTGCATTGTTTGCGTCCATTTTTAAAGGCGACAGAAGTAAAGAAGCTAAACTGGCGTGGATGATTGTTATTGCCACGATTCCGGCCTGCGTGTTTGGTTTGTTTATGAAAGACATCATTGAAATCTACTTACGTAGTGCTTGGGTCATCGCAACGACAACCATCGTCTTTGCCTTGCTGCTATGGTGGGTGGATAAAAATGCTCCGCTTAAAGATGATGAATACGCTGCCGATTGGAAGAAATCTGTCTTCATTGGTGTATCACAGGCATTAGCAATGATTCCGGGGACATCGCGCTCTGGGGCAACGATCACCGCAGCTCTGTATCTTGGTTTTACTCGTGAAGCCGCGGCACGTTTTTCATTCTTAATGTCTATTCCAATCATCACATTGGCAGGCGGTTACCTTGGTATGAAATTGGTCACCAGTGGTGAGCCTGTGCATATGGGATTCCTATTAACGGGTATTGTGACCTCGTTCATCAGCGCTTATATCTGTATTCATTTCTTTTTGAAACTGATTTCCAAGATGGGTATGACGCCATTTGTTATCTATCGTTTGATCCTTGGATTTGGACTGATAGCATTCTTGTTGTTGAACTAA
- a CDS encoding alpha/beta fold hydrolase has translation MPTFTRHGQTMHYQDVGQGPVLLFGHSYLWDSNMWAPQIEVLSQQYRCIVPDLWAHGKSEALPQQTSTLQDYASDVLSLMDSLEIEEFSLIGLSVGGMWGTEVVTLAPSRVKAFVIMDSFVGLEPEITHAKYFGMLDGIALAQSIPEPILDAIVPLFFAKDTEVENPELVANFRQSLSRLQGEAAVDVTQVGRVVFGRRDQFEDIEKFALPTLIMVGDQDKPRPVFESYLMQDAITGSELTVIPNAGHISNLEQPSFVNEKLISFLNRVYG, from the coding sequence ATGCCTACTTTCACCCGTCATGGTCAAACCATGCATTATCAAGACGTGGGTCAAGGCCCGGTTTTACTGTTTGGACACAGTTACCTGTGGGACAGCAATATGTGGGCACCTCAAATCGAGGTGTTGAGTCAGCAATATCGCTGTATCGTGCCGGACTTATGGGCGCACGGTAAATCCGAAGCTTTGCCGCAGCAAACCTCCACGCTTCAAGACTACGCGTCAGATGTTTTGTCACTAATGGATAGCTTGGAGATTGAAGAGTTCAGTCTTATTGGTCTGTCTGTCGGCGGAATGTGGGGAACTGAAGTTGTCACATTAGCCCCATCACGAGTAAAGGCTTTTGTGATTATGGACTCATTTGTTGGTCTGGAGCCGGAAATTACACACGCCAAATATTTCGGAATGCTGGATGGTATCGCGCTCGCCCAATCGATACCTGAACCTATCTTGGACGCAATTGTACCTTTGTTTTTCGCCAAAGATACGGAAGTTGAGAACCCAGAGTTGGTCGCTAATTTCCGTCAGTCACTTTCTCGATTACAAGGTGAGGCGGCTGTTGATGTTACTCAAGTAGGACGAGTTGTATTTGGACGTCGTGATCAGTTTGAAGATATTGAAAAGTTTGCTTTACCTACACTCATTATGGTGGGCGATCAAGATAAGCCAAGACCTGTTTTCGAATCGTATTTGATGCAAGATGCTATTACAGGTAGTGAATTAACGGTTATCCCTAATGCCGGTCACATCAGCAATCTAGAGCAGCCAAGTTTCGTTAATGAAAAACTGATTAGCTTCTTAAATAGAGTCTACGGTTAA
- a CDS encoding GatB/YqeY domain-containing protein — MALIDKLKDEQKLAMKAKDKPRLGTIRLALSAIKQREVDERITLSDDDILAVLTKMVKQRRDSVAQFESAGRQDLADAEKTEITVLEDFMPQPLTEEEVVALIDAAITESKPAGMQDMGKVMGVLKPQIQGRADMGKVSGLVRSKLA; from the coding sequence ATGGCTCTAATTGATAAACTCAAAGATGAGCAAAAATTAGCGATGAAAGCCAAGGACAAACCGCGCCTTGGCACAATTCGTTTAGCTCTGTCAGCCATTAAGCAACGTGAAGTCGATGAACGGATTACTCTGTCAGACGACGATATCCTTGCAGTGCTGACCAAAATGGTTAAACAACGTCGCGATTCAGTCGCTCAATTTGAATCTGCTGGTCGTCAAGATCTTGCAGACGCGGAGAAAACTGAAATCACTGTACTAGAGGACTTTATGCCTCAACCGCTAACCGAAGAAGAAGTAGTTGCACTGATTGATGCTGCTATTACTGAATCAAAACCAGCGGGCATGCAAGACATGGGTAAAGTGATGGGTGTTCTTAAACCGCAAATTCAAGGGCGCGCAGATATGGGTAAAGTCAGCGGACTCGTTCGCTCTAAATTGGCTTAA
- a CDS encoding trypsin-like serine protease gives MKNAVLVLGIVSAFNATASSEQPVRTPASPERIIGGSKSTEGEWPFMAALVTKGKDAFLGQSCGGSFLGDRYVLTAAHCVDGVNPEELDVIVGIHDLKKASTQGTRVGIQSIYSHELYSNQTLNYDVAVIELDQAINSDKVLLAANNQEPSNGENVTVIGWGNQQPNSDLKGIFPSELYDVDLPIVSRSTCKASGGLYNNINQAAICAGFSYGGKDACQGDSGGPLVQDLNGTPTQVGVVSWGEGCAQAGKYGVYANVAYLNSWINDQMNGVSYRQNVYFGFNQAGNKLSKTVTIKNNELTPFRVSSVSSSDTSQMRIIENQCETAGDLQQGESCNVSVEVTVPLGKGESEIIASTTHADKSELKTKLHTYGLVAASSDVKNVAGLGSAVYANASPWEVYSTDTLKAGSTPRGQSSLLRIENIEKGELTFDARIWAQQNSGYFKMYVNGRLVFEYTGHETDYYSYRATLSQDNNDVMFVYERGAIGYSSDYDTVYIQNIKLSTPNSGSSGGSLSFCWLLLLLPFAIFRNRRTHQ, from the coding sequence ATGAAAAATGCAGTTTTGGTTTTAGGGATAGTAAGCGCATTTAATGCTACCGCCTCTTCTGAACAGCCAGTGAGAACCCCTGCTTCGCCGGAAAGAATTATCGGTGGTAGCAAATCCACTGAAGGTGAATGGCCGTTTATGGCGGCTTTAGTAACTAAAGGAAAAGATGCTTTTTTAGGGCAATCCTGTGGAGGAAGTTTTCTCGGTGATCGGTATGTTTTAACGGCTGCTCACTGTGTTGATGGGGTAAACCCTGAAGAGTTGGATGTCATCGTTGGAATTCATGATCTTAAAAAGGCGAGTACTCAGGGAACTAGGGTTGGCATTCAAAGTATCTATTCACACGAGCTTTACAGCAACCAAACACTGAATTATGACGTTGCGGTTATTGAGCTCGACCAAGCGATTAACTCCGATAAAGTCTTACTCGCTGCTAATAACCAAGAGCCTTCTAATGGAGAAAACGTCACGGTTATTGGTTGGGGTAATCAGCAACCTAACAGTGATCTGAAAGGTATTTTCCCTTCCGAACTGTATGATGTGGATTTGCCGATTGTTTCCCGTTCTACATGCAAAGCATCGGGTGGGTTATACAACAACATTAATCAAGCTGCTATATGTGCGGGCTTCTCCTATGGCGGAAAAGATGCTTGCCAAGGTGACAGTGGTGGCCCATTAGTTCAAGACCTCAATGGAACACCGACTCAAGTGGGCGTAGTCAGTTGGGGTGAAGGTTGTGCTCAAGCAGGAAAGTATGGGGTCTACGCAAACGTTGCTTACTTAAATAGTTGGATCAACGATCAAATGAATGGTGTCAGCTACCGCCAGAATGTGTACTTTGGCTTTAATCAAGCTGGAAACAAGCTGTCTAAAACGGTGACGATTAAAAATAATGAATTGACCCCTTTTCGTGTATCCAGTGTCTCCTCTTCTGATACGAGTCAGATGAGAATCATCGAGAACCAATGTGAGACAGCCGGCGATCTCCAGCAAGGTGAAAGCTGTAATGTTAGCGTTGAAGTGACGGTTCCTTTAGGTAAAGGGGAATCTGAAATTATTGCAAGTACCACCCATGCTGATAAAAGCGAGTTGAAAACTAAATTACACACATATGGTTTAGTTGCCGCAAGCAGTGACGTGAAAAATGTTGCTGGGTTAGGAAGCGCTGTTTATGCGAACGCCTCACCGTGGGAAGTATATTCCACTGATACGTTAAAAGCAGGTAGCACACCACGAGGGCAGAGCTCTTTGCTGCGAATCGAAAATATAGAGAAAGGTGAGCTTACGTTTGACGCTAGAATATGGGCTCAACAAAACTCAGGCTATTTTAAAATGTACGTGAATGGACGATTGGTGTTTGAGTACACTGGACATGAAACGGATTATTACTCCTACCGTGCGACCCTGAGTCAAGATAATAATGATGTTATGTTTGTTTATGAAAGAGGAGCCATCGGTTACTCTTCAGACTACGATACTGTGTACATCCAAAATATTAAATTGAGTACGCCTAATTCAGGATCTTCAGGTGGTAGCCTTTCGTTTTGCTGGCTCTTATTGCTATTGCCTTTCGCTATATTCAGAAATAGGAGAACACACCAGTGA
- the plsY gene encoding glycerol-3-phosphate 1-O-acyltransferase PlsY, with protein MTPTALIMIISAYLLGSISSAVLICRLFRIPDPRTTGSHNPGATNVLRSGSKFAAVSVLLIDMLKGTVPVWLSWYLGVEDVILGIVAIAACLGHMYPLFFHFRGGKGVATALGSMAPMGLGLMGMLMATWVTVVFFTRYSSVASILTTLIAPLYTWWFRPEYTLPVSMLCCLIILRHHQNIKRLYEGTEPKVGDRTSSSKA; from the coding sequence ATGACACCCACTGCACTCATCATGATCATCTCCGCCTATTTGTTAGGTTCGATCTCTAGTGCCGTTTTAATTTGCCGCTTGTTCCGAATCCCAGATCCTCGAACAACAGGTTCTCATAACCCGGGGGCGACCAATGTACTCAGAAGTGGTTCTAAATTTGCTGCGGTATCAGTATTACTGATCGATATGCTCAAAGGCACCGTTCCTGTTTGGCTAAGTTGGTACCTTGGGGTAGAAGATGTCATTTTAGGCATAGTGGCCATTGCCGCTTGCTTAGGTCATATGTATCCGCTGTTTTTTCATTTCAGGGGCGGAAAAGGCGTGGCGACAGCACTGGGCTCCATGGCACCCATGGGGCTGGGTTTAATGGGAATGTTAATGGCAACGTGGGTAACGGTTGTCTTTTTTACTCGCTATTCTTCTGTTGCATCTATTCTCACTACGCTCATTGCGCCGCTCTATACATGGTGGTTTAGGCCGGAATACACGCTTCCTGTCTCTATGCTGTGTTGCCTAATCATTTTACGGCATCATCAAAACATTAAGCGTTTATATGAAGGTACGGAACCAAAGGTTGGCGACCGCACCTCCTCTTCTAAAGCTTAA
- the rpoD gene encoding RNA polymerase sigma factor RpoD: MDQNPQSQLKILVIKGKEKGYLTYAEVNDHLPQEIVDSEQVEDIIQMINDMGIKVVETAPDADDLALNDDTNITDEDAAEAAAAALSSVESEIGRTTDPVRMYMREMGTVELLTREGEIDIAKRIEDGINQVQCSVAEYPGTISYVLEQFDKVQAEELRLTDIISGFVDPNDEETAAPTATHIGSELAEKDLEDEDKDEADSDDDDDEEEDTGIDPELAAEKFSELRNAYQNLQLEINEQGRDVALAGETATELLDIFRQFRLIPKQFDYLVNELRTSMDRVRTQERLIMRSCVEYGDMPKKSFVALFTGNESSEAWLDEVLSSDKPYAAKIKRNEEEIRRSILKLKTIEEETSLPVQSIKDISRRMSIGEAKARRAKKEMVEANLRLVISIAKKYTNRGLQFLDLIQEGNIGLMKAVDKFEYRRGYKFSTYATWWIRQAITRSIADQARTIRIPVHMIETINKLNRISRQMLQEMGREPLPEELAERMQMPEDKIRKVLKIAKEPISMETPIGDDEDSHLGDFIEDTTLELPLDSATSTSLRVATKDVLAGLTPREAKVLRMRFGIDMNTDHTLEEVGKQFDVTRERIRQIEAKALRKLRHPSRSETLRSFLDE; encoded by the coding sequence ATGGATCAAAATCCGCAGTCACAGCTAAAAATACTTGTTATTAAAGGCAAGGAAAAAGGCTATCTGACCTACGCCGAAGTAAATGACCACCTACCTCAAGAGATTGTCGATTCTGAACAGGTAGAAGACATCATTCAGATGATCAACGATATGGGTATCAAAGTAGTTGAAACTGCTCCTGATGCTGATGATCTAGCACTGAACGATGACACGAACATCACCGATGAAGATGCGGCTGAAGCTGCAGCTGCAGCACTTTCTAGCGTAGAAAGTGAAATTGGTCGCACCACAGACCCTGTCCGTATGTATATGCGTGAAATGGGTACTGTAGAACTATTGACTCGTGAAGGCGAGATCGATATTGCAAAACGCATTGAAGATGGTATTAACCAAGTTCAGTGTTCAGTTGCAGAATACCCAGGCACGATTTCTTATGTACTTGAACAATTTGACAAAGTTCAAGCCGAAGAACTGCGCCTAACCGACATCATTTCTGGTTTTGTTGATCCTAACGACGAAGAAACTGCAGCACCGACTGCAACGCACATCGGTTCAGAGCTTGCAGAAAAAGATCTGGAAGACGAAGACAAAGACGAAGCTGATTCTGACGACGACGATGATGAAGAAGAAGATACAGGTATTGACCCGGAGCTAGCCGCAGAGAAATTCTCTGAGCTACGCAACGCTTACCAAAACCTTCAACTTGAAATCAACGAACAAGGTCGCGATGTTGCTCTAGCGGGTGAAACTGCGACTGAGCTACTCGATATTTTCCGTCAGTTCCGTTTGATTCCAAAACAGTTTGATTACCTTGTAAATGAGCTTCGCACCTCTATGGATCGCGTACGCACGCAAGAGCGCTTGATTATGCGTTCGTGTGTTGAATACGGTGACATGCCAAAGAAATCTTTTGTTGCTCTGTTCACAGGTAATGAATCTTCAGAGGCGTGGTTGGATGAAGTATTGTCTTCAGACAAACCCTACGCAGCGAAGATTAAACGCAACGAAGAAGAAATTCGCCGCAGTATTTTGAAGCTAAAAACCATTGAAGAAGAAACATCTCTTCCGGTTCAAAGCATTAAAGACATCAGCCGTCGCATGTCTATTGGTGAAGCGAAAGCTCGCCGTGCGAAAAAAGAGATGGTTGAAGCAAACTTGCGTCTTGTTATTTCTATCGCGAAGAAATACACCAACCGTGGTTTACAGTTCTTGGATTTGATTCAAGAAGGTAATATCGGTCTGATGAAAGCGGTAGATAAATTCGAATATCGCCGTGGTTATAAGTTCTCTACTTACGCTACATGGTGGATTCGTCAGGCAATTACACGTTCAATCGCTGACCAGGCACGTACAATCCGTATCCCTGTTCACATGATTGAAACGATCAACAAGTTGAATCGTATCTCTCGTCAAATGCTACAGGAAATGGGTCGTGAACCTCTTCCTGAAGAATTGGCAGAGCGCATGCAAATGCCTGAAGATAAGATACGTAAAGTACTTAAGATCGCTAAAGAGCCAATCTCGATGGAAACGCCTATCGGTGATGATGAAGATTCGCATCTTGGTGACTTTATCGAGGATACAACCCTTGAGCTACCGCTCGATTCTGCTACATCAACAAGTTTGCGTGTAGCAACAAAAGATGTACTAGCAGGGTTAACGCCTCGTGAAGCAAAAGTACTTCGTATGCGTTTTGGTATTGATATGAATACCGACCATACCCTTGAAGAAGTGGGCAAACAGTTTGACGTAACACGTGAACGTATTCGTCAGATTGAAGCAAAAGCACTTCGCAAGCTTCGTCACCCAAGCCGCTCGGAAACACTTCGCAGCTTCTTGGACGAGTAA